A DNA window from Chlamydia felis Fe/C-56 contains the following coding sequences:
- the gatB gene encoding Asp-tRNA(Asn)/Glu-tRNA(Gln) amidotransferase subunit GatB, giving the protein MSDVYADWESVIGLEVHVELNTKSKLFSSAQNRFGDEPNTNISPVCTGMPGSLPVLNKEAVNKAILFACAVQGEVALLSRFDRKSYFYPDSPRNFQITQFEHPIVRGGYVKAIVRGEERYFELAQAHIEDDAGMLKHFGEFAGVDYNRAGVPLIEIVSKPCMFCADDAVAYATALVSLLDYIGISDCNMEEGSVRFDVNVSVRPKGSEELRNKVEIKNMNSFAFMAQALEAERCRQIEAYLENPNKDPKTVIPGATYRWDPEKKKTVLMRLKERAEDYKYFIEPDLPVLQLTEAYIDDIRKTLPELPYDKYQRYLREYALAEDIAAILISDKHIANFFELATKECKNYRALSNWVTVEFAGRCKTQGKNLAFSGILPSGVAQLVNFIDKGVITGKIAKDIADMMMESPDKSPEVILKENPEMLPMTDESALVAIISEVISANPQSVVDYKSGKTKALGFLVGQIMKRTQGKAPPNRVNEILLVELDK; this is encoded by the coding sequence ATGAGCGATGTTTATGCTGATTGGGAATCCGTCATAGGTCTTGAAGTTCACGTAGAATTAAATACAAAATCAAAGTTATTCAGCTCTGCGCAAAATCGTTTTGGGGACGAACCTAATACAAATATATCTCCTGTATGTACGGGAATGCCAGGATCTCTTCCTGTATTAAATAAAGAAGCTGTGAATAAAGCGATTTTATTCGCTTGTGCTGTTCAAGGAGAGGTGGCTTTACTTAGCCGGTTTGATAGAAAATCGTACTTCTATCCCGATAGTCCCAGGAATTTTCAAATTACCCAATTCGAACATCCTATAGTGCGTGGAGGATATGTTAAAGCTATTGTCCGAGGTGAAGAACGTTATTTTGAACTCGCTCAAGCGCATATTGAAGATGATGCTGGAATGCTAAAACATTTTGGAGAGTTTGCTGGAGTGGATTATAACCGCGCTGGCGTACCTTTAATAGAAATTGTTTCTAAGCCCTGTATGTTTTGTGCTGACGATGCTGTTGCTTATGCTACAGCTCTGGTATCTTTACTCGATTACATAGGAATTTCTGACTGCAATATGGAAGAAGGTTCGGTGCGTTTTGATGTAAACGTCTCTGTGCGCCCTAAAGGTAGCGAAGAACTACGCAATAAGGTAGAGATTAAAAACATGAATTCCTTTGCTTTTATGGCACAAGCTCTAGAAGCAGAACGCTGCCGTCAAATAGAGGCTTATTTAGAAAATCCTAATAAGGATCCGAAAACGGTTATCCCCGGAGCAACCTATCGTTGGGATCCTGAAAAGAAAAAAACCGTATTGATGCGTCTTAAAGAACGCGCTGAAGATTACAAATATTTCATAGAGCCAGACCTTCCTGTATTGCAACTAACAGAAGCCTATATTGATGATATCCGCAAGACGCTTCCCGAGCTTCCTTATGACAAATACCAAAGATATCTGCGTGAGTATGCTCTCGCAGAAGATATTGCTGCGATTTTGATTAGTGATAAGCACATTGCAAACTTCTTCGAGTTAGCTACTAAAGAATGTAAAAATTACAGAGCTCTTTCTAATTGGGTAACTGTAGAGTTTGCCGGGCGCTGTAAAACACAAGGCAAGAATCTTGCCTTTTCAGGAATTCTTCCTAGTGGCGTAGCTCAGCTTGTCAATTTTATTGATAAGGGGGTGATTACCGGAAAGATTGCTAAGGATATTGCCGATATGATGATGGAATCTCCAGACAAGAGTCCTGAAGTTATCCTTAAAGAAAATCCTGAAATGTTGCCAATGACAGATGAAAGCGCCTTGGTAGCAATTATCTCTGAGGTGATCAGTGCTAACCCACAATCTGTAGTCGACTATAAGAGTGGGAAGACAAAAGCTTTAGGGTTTTTAGTCGGGCAGATTATGAAGCGTACTCAAGGAAAGGCCCCACCAAATAGGGTGAATGAGATATTGCTTGTAGAATTAGATAAGTAA
- the gatA gene encoding Asp-tRNA(Asn)/Glu-tRNA(Gln) amidotransferase subunit GatA, which yields MYRKSALELRNSVVSGESSATAIAEYFYNRIETEDSRIGAFLSLCKERAYEKAAIVDAKRERGEPLGKLAGVPIGIKDNIHVTGLRTTCASKMLENYIAPFDATVIKRIEAEDGIILGKLNMDEFAMGSTTQYSAFHPTKNPWDLSCVPGGSSGGSAAAVSARFCPMALGSDTGGSIRQPAAFCGVVGFKPSYGAVSRYGLVAFGSSLDQIGPLTTVVEDVALAMDVFAGKDKNDATTQEFFTGSFQDALSLEVPSLIGVPMGFLEGLRDDIKENFFASLNVLERQGSHIVDIDLDILHHAVSVYYIVASAEAATNLARFDGIRYGYRSLEAHSMEDVYTLSRVQGFGKEVMRRILLGNYVLSAERQSVYYKKGTAIRAKIIQAFQKAYEKCEVIAMPVCSCPAFADGEILDPISLYLQDIYTVAMNLAYLPAIAVPSGFSKEGLPLGLQIIGQQGRDQQVCQVGYSFQEHSGIKNICPEGCNKLFDGEVK from the coding sequence ATGTATCGAAAGAGTGCCTTAGAGTTAAGAAATTCTGTAGTTAGTGGGGAGTCTTCAGCTACAGCGATAGCAGAGTATTTTTATAATAGAATAGAAACGGAAGATAGCCGCATAGGAGCTTTTCTGTCTCTTTGCAAGGAAAGAGCTTACGAAAAAGCTGCTATCGTAGATGCAAAACGAGAAAGGGGAGAGCCTTTAGGGAAGCTCGCCGGTGTCCCCATAGGGATAAAAGATAATATCCATGTTACGGGATTGCGCACCACTTGTGCTTCTAAGATGTTGGAAAATTACATAGCTCCCTTTGACGCTACAGTAATTAAACGTATAGAAGCTGAAGATGGGATTATTTTAGGCAAACTCAACATGGATGAGTTTGCTATGGGATCAACAACTCAATATTCTGCTTTTCATCCCACGAAAAATCCTTGGGATTTATCTTGTGTTCCCGGAGGCTCTTCAGGAGGATCTGCCGCCGCGGTTTCTGCAAGGTTTTGCCCCATGGCTTTGGGTTCTGATACGGGAGGATCCATCCGTCAGCCCGCAGCATTTTGCGGTGTTGTCGGATTCAAGCCTTCGTATGGAGCTGTCTCGCGTTATGGTTTGGTCGCTTTTGGTTCTTCTTTAGATCAAATTGGCCCTTTAACAACTGTCGTTGAAGATGTCGCTTTGGCTATGGATGTGTTCGCTGGGAAGGATAAGAATGATGCTACTACCCAGGAGTTTTTCACAGGATCTTTTCAAGATGCCTTATCTCTAGAAGTCCCCAGTTTGATCGGGGTGCCTATGGGATTTTTGGAAGGCTTGCGAGACGATATTAAAGAAAACTTTTTTGCTTCTTTAAATGTTTTAGAACGTCAGGGAAGTCATATTGTAGATATAGATCTTGATATTTTACACCATGCAGTTTCTGTATACTACATTGTTGCCTCTGCTGAAGCCGCTACAAATCTAGCAAGATTTGACGGTATCCGTTACGGATACCGTTCCTTAGAAGCGCATAGTATGGAGGATGTCTACACACTTTCTCGTGTTCAAGGATTTGGGAAGGAAGTTATGCGTAGGATCCTTTTAGGAAACTACGTATTATCCGCAGAACGTCAAAGTGTATACTACAAAAAAGGTACAGCAATCCGGGCAAAAATTATTCAGGCTTTCCAAAAGGCTTATGAAAAATGTGAGGTGATTGCTATGCCAGTCTGTTCCTGCCCCGCATTCGCTGATGGAGAGATTCTCGATCCTATATCTCTATACCTACAAGATATCTATACAGTTGCTATGAATCTTGCCTACCTACCCGCTATTGCCGTACCCTCAGGATTTTCTAAAGAAGGGCTTCCTCTAGGGCTTCAGATAATCGGACAACAAGGTAGGGATCAGCAGGTATGCCAGGTGGGTTATAGCTTCCAGGAACATTCGGGGATTAAGAATATATGCCCTGAGGGATGTAACAAACTTTTTGATGGAGAGGTGAAGTAA
- the gatC gene encoding Asp-tRNA(Asn)/Glu-tRNA(Gln) amidotransferase subunit GatC: MTQPYVTREEILLLAKSSALELSEELIQEYETSLNEVIGIMKTSISLDVTDVIVEVGLSQHVISPEDLREDDVISNFSREEFLTNVPESLGGLVKVPTVIK, encoded by the coding sequence ATGACACAACCCTACGTAACTAGAGAAGAAATTTTACTTTTGGCGAAGAGTTCTGCTCTGGAACTAAGCGAAGAGCTTATTCAAGAATACGAAACTTCTTTAAATGAAGTCATTGGAATTATGAAAACATCTATCTCCTTGGATGTCACGGACGTTATTGTTGAGGTCGGTTTATCACAACATGTCATTAGTCCTGAAGATTTGCGAGAAGATGACGTTATCTCAAATTTCTCACGTGAGGAATTTCTTACCAATGTTCCCGAATCTTTGGGCGGGTTAGTAAAAGTACCCACAGTAATTAAGTAG
- a CDS encoding DUF378 domain-containing protein, with protein MLGKLVRGLSSLIVVLGALNVGIIGLTHHKVNLIARLCGGASTTATQITYIIIGIAGIISLVSFCSCCSKKHQGKDCCSKGHTSHHCDPKN; from the coding sequence ATGCTAGGCAAACTCGTTCGGGGACTATCCTCTCTTATTGTTGTTCTTGGTGCATTGAACGTAGGAATTATAGGATTAACTCATCATAAAGTAAACCTTATTGCTCGACTATGCGGAGGCGCAAGCACAACAGCAACACAAATCACTTATATTATCATTGGAATTGCAGGAATTATTTCCCTGGTAAGTTTTTGTAGTTGTTGTTCTAAGAAACATCAAGGTAAAGACTGCTGTTCTAAGGGTCACACATCTCATCATTGCGATCCTAAAAATTAG
- a CDS encoding polymorphic outer membrane protein middle domain-containing protein, with the protein MRPSLYKILISSSLTIPISFHFSQLHAEVALTQESVLNANGVFSPLSTSTAGGTTYNVESDISIVDAGQATALASAAFVQTAADLTFKGNGHSLSLANINSGANTTGINVSTADKTLTLTDFSKLSFTKCPFFTTNTGKGAVQSGGALNLANNASILFDQNHSAENGGATSCKALSLTGSIKEISFTTNSSAKKGGAIATTGVANLSDNPGTVVFSGNTAVNSGGAVYAEGATTIAGNGRVVFSNNSVSGSNDGCGGAIHCSKSGTTPILAIRDNKVLIFNENTSAEKGGAIYADKLNLSSGGLTIFTKNKATNATPKGGAIGISSSGECSLTAELGNITFENNLIATANNSSIKRNAITIESNGKFTNLRAASGKSITFYDPIVCEGACADLLTLNKAEGTKVYNGKIIFSGEQLTPEQTAIVDNSKTIFTQPITLAAGELILRNGVEIEAKTVSQTDGSLILMDTGTKLSAKTEDVTLTNLAINPNSLDGKNLAIVAAAASAKNVTLSGAIGVIDPTEKFYENHKLNDRLALEGIKLSAKGAVTTTNVPGATIGTPEKHYGYQGHWTVSWVSDDTSDPKTKVAVFNWNKTGYVPNPERRASLVLNSLWGSFMDVRSIQEVLERSVDSLLETRRGLWISGVGNFFHKDKSAESRQFRHISAGYVLGATTNTSQEDTLSVAFSQLFGKDKDYLVAKNSANVYSGSLYYQHVGKFDNLTRLFKGPNSCCSGYSKEIPIFLDAQVTYCHTSNNMTTAYTDYPEVKGSWGNDTVGIALSTSVPIPVFSFSLFDSYAPCAKLQVVYSHQEDFKEPTTEGRVFESCDLLNVSVPMGIKFEKLSFGEKTAYDLTLLYVPDVYRHNPSSITGLAINDVSWLTTATNLSRQAFIIRAGNHIALSSGFEMFSQFGFELRSSSINYNVDLGTKVSF; encoded by the coding sequence ATGAGGCCTTCTTTATATAAGATTTTAATATCGTCATCTCTGACGATACCAATATCTTTTCACTTCTCGCAATTACATGCAGAAGTGGCTTTAACTCAAGAATCTGTTCTCAACGCAAATGGAGTATTCAGCCCGCTATCTACAAGCACTGCGGGAGGAACCACTTATAACGTTGAGAGCGATATTTCTATTGTAGATGCCGGGCAAGCTACGGCTCTTGCTTCTGCAGCTTTCGTTCAAACTGCTGCTGATCTTACTTTCAAAGGAAATGGGCATAGCCTATCCCTAGCAAACATTAATTCCGGAGCTAATACTACGGGAATTAACGTTTCTACTGCAGATAAAACTCTTACTCTAACAGATTTTTCTAAATTGAGCTTTACGAAGTGTCCGTTTTTTACAACGAATACGGGAAAGGGAGCGGTACAATCTGGAGGAGCGTTAAACTTAGCGAATAACGCGAGCATCCTTTTTGATCAGAACCATTCCGCAGAAAATGGTGGAGCGACCTCTTGCAAAGCTTTGTCCCTAACTGGCTCAATCAAAGAAATCAGCTTCACCACTAACTCTAGCGCGAAAAAAGGTGGTGCGATTGCCACTACAGGAGTTGCTAACCTTTCAGACAACCCGGGAACCGTAGTATTTTCTGGAAACACTGCCGTTAATTCTGGAGGAGCAGTATATGCAGAAGGTGCTACGACTATCGCAGGAAACGGCCGTGTTGTTTTTAGCAACAATAGCGTTTCTGGATCTAACGATGGCTGCGGTGGTGCTATCCATTGTAGCAAATCAGGTACGACACCGATCCTTGCTATAAGAGATAACAAAGTTCTGATTTTTAATGAAAATACTTCTGCAGAAAAAGGCGGGGCTATTTACGCAGATAAGCTCAATCTCTCCTCTGGCGGACTAACAATATTTACAAAGAACAAAGCGACTAATGCCACTCCTAAAGGTGGAGCTATTGGGATTTCTAGTAGCGGAGAGTGTAGTTTAACAGCTGAACTCGGGAATATTACTTTTGAAAATAACCTTATAGCAACCGCAAACAATTCTTCGATAAAAAGAAATGCTATTACTATTGAAAGCAATGGTAAATTCACTAATCTACGCGCAGCCTCTGGAAAGTCTATTACTTTCTATGATCCTATTGTTTGCGAAGGCGCTTGCGCCGATCTCCTTACCTTAAATAAAGCCGAGGGCACTAAAGTCTATAACGGGAAAATTATCTTTTCTGGGGAACAGCTTACTCCCGAGCAAACAGCGATTGTTGATAACTCTAAGACAATATTCACCCAACCGATTACGTTAGCGGCTGGCGAGCTTATCCTAAGAAATGGTGTTGAAATAGAAGCGAAAACAGTTTCGCAAACAGATGGTTCTTTAATCCTCATGGATACAGGAACAAAGCTGTCAGCGAAAACAGAAGATGTTACTCTGACAAATTTGGCTATTAATCCTAATTCCTTAGATGGGAAAAATCTAGCCATTGTTGCAGCCGCAGCAAGTGCGAAAAACGTAACTCTATCCGGAGCTATTGGCGTTATTGATCCTACAGAAAAGTTTTATGAGAATCATAAACTAAATGATAGGTTAGCTTTAGAGGGAATAAAACTTTCAGCAAAAGGTGCAGTAACAACAACCAACGTACCCGGAGCCACTATTGGCACTCCTGAGAAACATTATGGTTATCAGGGACACTGGACAGTTTCTTGGGTCTCAGATGATACATCGGATCCAAAAACAAAAGTCGCTGTCTTTAACTGGAATAAAACAGGATATGTTCCAAATCCTGAACGTCGCGCTTCCCTAGTACTAAATAGTCTTTGGGGATCCTTCATGGATGTGCGCTCCATTCAAGAAGTGTTGGAACGTAGCGTAGATAGCCTCCTTGAGACACGCCGCGGCCTTTGGATTTCTGGAGTTGGTAACTTCTTCCATAAAGACAAAAGCGCCGAAAGCCGACAATTCCGTCACATTAGTGCGGGATATGTGTTAGGTGCCACAACAAATACTTCTCAGGAAGACACGCTTAGCGTAGCTTTCAGTCAGTTATTTGGAAAAGATAAGGACTACCTCGTAGCAAAAAACTCTGCCAACGTCTACTCAGGCTCCCTCTATTATCAACATGTGGGTAAGTTTGATAATCTGACACGGTTATTTAAAGGTCCTAACTCTTGTTGTTCAGGATATTCTAAGGAAATTCCTATTTTCCTAGATGCACAAGTCACCTACTGCCACACCAGCAACAATATGACAACAGCCTATACAGATTATCCTGAAGTGAAAGGCTCTTGGGGTAATGACACTGTTGGTATAGCATTATCGACAAGTGTACCTATTCCTGTATTTAGTTTTTCTCTCTTTGATAGCTACGCACCATGTGCAAAATTGCAAGTTGTCTATTCTCATCAAGAAGACTTTAAAGAACCAACAACAGAGGGTCGTGTTTTCGAAAGCTGCGATCTCCTCAATGTTTCTGTACCTATGGGTATAAAATTTGAGAAGCTCTCCTTCGGAGAGAAAACAGCTTACGATCTTACACTGCTGTATGTACCTGATGTATATCGTCATAATCCAAGCAGCATAACAGGATTAGCTATTAATGATGTTTCTTGGTTAACAACAGCTACGAATCTTTCTAGACAAGCTTTCATAATTCGTGCCGGCAACCATATTGCCTTATCATCTGGTTTTGAGATGTTTAGTCAATTTGGCTTTGAATTGCGAAGCTCTTCAATAAACTATAACGTAGACCTTGGAACTAAGGTTTCTTTCTAA